The segment ACTCACGTAGTCTGCACCATGCACCACCACTGCTCTTTGCTTTGCATTTGTGTTAAAGCCGCGGTCTAAGCCATTCAACTTAAGGGATAGTCCGTGTTTGCCTATGTACGTATTTTCTGTCACATAAAAGCCCAAGCTGCTCATGTGAGAGTTTACCGTGTTAGAAAACTTAACTGCTCTCTCATTTCCAGAACCAGAGCCATGGGCTACCAAGCTATGGTATAAAACTTTCTTTTTATCTAAATCAACAATCCAAAGACGCTTCTGGCTGCTCGGTTTCCCAAAGTCAATAACCGTTAAAAGGCTTTTAGAACCGTTTAATTTTCTTTGTTCTTTCAAGTTATAGAAACCAGTTGCAGCTCTCCTGAACACATCAAAGCTTAAACCTGCTTTATTCAAATCTGCTTCATCATACAAGTCTTCCAGAAAATCTTCAAAAGACTCCTTACCAGTAGCTGCAGAAGAATCAGAGATGGTGATACTCTCTGCCGTGTCAGAAGTGACAGCACTGTTGGCAGGAGATACAAACGACATGATAGATAAGAGAGAGAAAGCCGAAATTATTTTTTTCATTTCCTATTTCTTTACGAGGGACGCCTTTATAACCCCTTTACTTTCTACTTTTGTTCCATAGATCCTGAAATTGATCTAAATAAGTATATATACTAAAAAGGTAATCAGGGAAAAACTTTAATGTAAACCTGCTTATTATTAAGGCTCTACGTTATGAAGGTACTAACTTTTTCTTTAAAAAAGACCAAGAATTTTTATTTAGGTTTTTTATTCTGCTTGCCCCTTCTGTCCTGCTCTTCCCCGGCAGACAAGTTAAATATTGACTCCAAAACCTGGAAAGCAGATCTGAATGGATGCAAAGGCCAGAGAGCTGCTATCCAGAAACAAGTGGAAGATGTTCGGCTGCAACTGGTGGGTTTAAAGGAAGGAGACATTAGAAAACTCTTTGGTAAGCCAGATTCTGAGGAGCTAATGGAAAAAAGCCAGAAGATCTATATTTACTTTATCACTCCGGGTCCTAAATGTACCGGAACCATGCAAAATGCTGGAAAAAAACAAGCCCTGGCTATACGACTAGATGCTTTGGGAGATGTAAGAGAAGCGAGTATCTTTAAAGAATAAGGTAAGTAGGCCTAAAAAAAGAAAGCCATTCTCCTCGAAGGAAGAACGGCTTTCATGGCAAGCGTCAACTCTTAGTTTTTGACTTTCTTTTTAGTAGTCTCTGTCTTTATCTTCATCTTATCATGCTCCACTTTAGATTTTCCTTCTGGAGTAATGATTTTAGTTTCTGATGGAGTAGACTTGTATTTAACGTTATCTGTCTTGAGTTTCTCAGTGTTTCCTTTCACTTTCATTTCACCGGCAGAAGACTCAGCTTTCATTTTGTTCTTCTCCATCTTTATCTTTTCTGAGCCACTCTCCATCTTCACTTTATCATCTTTCACTTTTATCTCAGTGTCCTGATTGGAAGTAATAGTGGTTGAAGTTCCTGTTGAGATACCCCCAGAAACATTGGTGCCCGAAACCCCGGTCTCAGTAGTACCAGTTGGAGAAGCAGAAGCTTCCATTGCACGACCATCCATTTCAAGATAAGCAGTAAACTGCTTAGGCGTTAAAATTTGGGCGAATTCCTGATCTAATTGCTCGTTTACTTCTTTGATTTTAGCCTCACGCATTTGCATGTCATTGGCGTACATCTTCTCAATCTCACTGAACTTGTCAAATCTGGCCTGGTTCAATGCTTTTAATTTGATGTACTGGCCTTCATTTAATTGAAGTTCATTGTACATCTGGCGGCTCATTTCCTGTGCTGACATAGAAAGGACGGCACGGGTAGTTGCAGCAGTTCCAGTTAAATTAGTTTGCGCCTGAGCGGTATAAACTGCTCCAAGAAATAAGGCGGATAGGATTAACTTTTTCATTTGGATTGTGGACGCTTTTTGGTAGAATTTTATCAAATCTCTTTGTGTGATTATATATGTCCTTTAACGCAGCCTTCTTGAGCTTGGTTATAGGAAATTTAACATTTTATTATGGCATTTAACTCATAACCTAAATTGAATAGCATCATTTGTATAAGAGGAATTATTTATTAATATATATCACATATTCAATATAGTCAAGTTTTTCCAGCTTAAACGGGCTATTTTGCTACTTTCGTTCATATACCAACAATCAGCTGAATTGTACTTTGTCATTATATTATTTTTTATTTTAATTTAAAAAAAGTGATCGCCTTCTTAATAATCTCTTGTTTTATCCTCTTCTTTTTGCCATCTGCTGCAGTTCAGGCACAAAAAAAGCCTGACTTTTGAGAGTCAGGCTTTCTGAAGACGTAAAATTCAATAATTAGGAGGTAAGTTTATGGTCTGGTCTTTTGAAGAATTGCATGGCTATGTACCCTACAAAAGCCCCAATCACTACCCCCATCATTAACCAAATAACGGCTAAGACCCAAAGGGCCTGCTCATCCCCTGAGGTGTCATCCACCATATAAGGGTATAAAAAGGCCATGTCAAACATTTTGTTTGTAATCACCTGGAAAAGGGTAAAGAGAACAGAAGAAACCAAGCCCACAAAGAAGCCTACCCCTATTCCTTCTAAATACCCCAGCTTCCCGGTTTTTGTTGATTTATGACGTCTTATGGCAAGGCAAACACCTACCACTAAGATTACCCCTACTAAAAAGTGCAGCGAAACATTTTCTATTAACCCCACTAATTTAATGAGAACCATATAAAGGATGGCTGCAATTCCCGTCATTACTCCAAAAGAGGTACCTGTTTTCTGTACCGTAACTTGACGTTGTTCCATTGTAGTTTTATTTTGTTTTAGTTCTTATTATCAGAGAACAGGTGACTGCTCTCTTCTACATGAAGTAGATAAGGATTGTTATATACTAATTTACCGGGGGAGGTGTTGTCTATTTACCCCGTTTTTTGTAAAGGTTCATAAGAGTGTAACACTTAAGACTCCCCCATGTTTTCGCTGAACTGAATTAATACTTTGATTGTCTGTAGATAAGGGCAACTTCTAAAAACTGGATTTACACTACCTATAAGGAGCTTTTCAGTTCTTTTGGTAACTTCGCCCTTTGAAATACTCTATTATATATAAAAGAGCAGCATGATTAGTACTAGCAACGTTAGTCTTGGCTACGGCAAACGTACCCTTTTTGAAGATGTGACCATTAAGTTTTCCCCCGGCAACTGTTATGGCCTTATTGGTGCCAACGGTGCGGGTAAGTCAACTTTCCTTAAAATATTATCTGGCGAGATAGACCCAAACACCGGTACGGTGGACATTCCTGCCAAAATGCGCTTAGCGATTCTTAAACAGAACCACTATGAGTATGATGAGTATCCGGTGCTTCAGACGGTGATCATGGGCCACAAGCGCCTGTGGGACATCATGAACGAGAAAGACGCTATTTACGCAAAAGAAGACTTCTCTGAAGAAGACGGCATGCGTGCCTCTGAACTGGAAGCTGAATTTGCGGACATGGAAGGTTGGAACGCGGAGTACGAAGCAGGTGAATTGTTAAGTGGCTTGGGCATTCAGCCAGAGTTGCACTACACCCTCATGAAAGATCTGGGTGGAAATGAAAAGATCAGGGTGTTATTGGCGCAGGCATTGTTTGGTAACCCAGACATCCTGTTACTGGATGAGCCTACCAACCACCTGGATGCTGAATCAATCATGTGGCTGGAGAACTTCCTTGACAATTTCCAGAACACCGTGATTGTGGTTTCCCACGACCGTCACTTCCTGGATGCTGTGTGTACGCACGTGGCCGACATAGATTATGGCAAAATTCAGTTATATGCCGGTAACTACTCCTTCTGGTATGAATCTAGCCAGTTGGCTACCAAACAGCGTACAGATGCCAACCGCAAGACAGAAGACAAACGCAAAGAATTGCAAGCGTTTATTGCCCGTTTTAGCGCAAACGCCTCCAAATCAAAGCAAGCTACCTCCCGTGCCAAATTGCTGGAAAAACTAACCCTGGAAGACATAAAGCCTTCTAGCCGGAAGTATCCTTATATTCAGTTTAAACAAGAGCGCGAGGCAGGTAACCAATTGCTGCAGGTAGATAACCTTACCAAAAGCAATGAAGGAGAGCTCCTGTTTAAAGATGTTACGTTCACGGTAGACAAGAAGGACAAGATTGCCGTCATCAGCCGGAATGACTTGGCAGCCACAACCTTCTTTAAGATCATCATGGGTGAGACTACCCAGGACAAAGGTGAATTCAAGTGGGGAACCACTATCAGTACAGCTTATTTCCCTAAGGACAACAATGAGTTCTTTGAGGTAGATCTGAACCTGGTAGACTGGTTACGTCAGTTCTCAGTAGAGAAAGATGAAAGCTTTATTCGTGGTTTCTTAGGCCGTATGCTGTTCTCCGGAGAGGAATCCTTGAAGAAAGCTAGTGTGTTGTCTGGAGGAGAGAAAGTACGTTGTATGCTGTCACGCATGATGTTGCAAAGTGGTAACATGTTGGTGCTGGATGAGCCCACCAACCACCTTGACTTGGAATCAATCACCGCCCTGAACAACGGCCTAAAAGACTTCCAAGGATCATTGCTGTTCAGCTCCCATGACTTACAATTTGTGGATACTATTGCAAACCGCATTATTGAATTGACTCCTAAAGGCATCATAGACAAGCGCATGAGCTATGACGAGTACCTCAGAAACGAAGACATCAAAGCGCTTCGTGCTCAAATGTATGGAGTTAGTACTTTGGTCTAACTTCTTTTTCAAAGCTAGATTAGCAAAATCAGGTAATAAGAAAGGCCACCCATTTGGGTGGCCTTTCTTATTCTGGTAAAGCTTAAAAGTTTACCCTCGTATCAATCTTAACAAAACAGCAACAATGGCAATCACTAACAACACGTGAATGATACTGCCAACCTGGTCGCCGAATCCTAAGAATCCAATGAGCCATAAAATTATAAGCACAACTGCCACAAAGTACAGTACATTTCCCATAATCTTATTTTTATTCTGTTTTCACAGAACGTACTAGTATTATGTCAGAGCCAGTTTAGGCCCTGCGTATCAGGCGAAGTAATACCGCAATAACTGCGATTACTAAAAGCACGTGGATGATACCACCTACTTGATCTCCGAATCCTAAGAATCCGATCAGCCAGATAATTACTAGCACTACTGCAATGATATACAATAGATTTCCCATAGTTTTAGTTGTGTTTGGTTTTAGTTAGTTGTATTAATCCTTATAAGGAATAAATCCTGATATTGATTTTTCTGCTTGTACGCAGGAATATTTTAAAAGATTTATATAGCCTTTCAAAAAGATGTAAACGCTTCTTGCCGTGCTCCTTAAAAAGTGCAACATAGGTCTGTCTTCCCATTCTTGTTCCCCTGCAGAAATATTCTAGCTTTGCATCTTGATCTCACTAACTAACGCTTATTCTATGAACATAGCCGTAATAGGGTCTGGTACCATGGGCAACGGCATCGCCCACGTTTTCGCACAGAATTCTTTTTCAGTTTTCTTGATAGACATCAATCAGGATTCACTTACCAAAGCGGTAGCCACCATCTCCAAAAACCTGGACCGCATGGTTTCCAAAGGAACTGTGACGGTAGAACAGAAAAGCCAGACGATTCAACGCATCAGCACCTTTACAGATTTACAGGAAGGAGTTCGTGATGCTGACTTAGTGGTGGAAGCCGCTACCGAAAATGTGGAGATTAAATTAGAACTGTTCAGGCAATTGGAGCAATATACCAAATCCACTTGCATAATGGCCAGCAACACCTCTTCAATTTCTATTACTAAAATTGCTTCAGTGACCCAGCGTCCGGACAAAGTAATAGGCATGCATTTTATGAACCCGGTACCGGTCATGAAATTGGTAGAAGTGATCAGGGGCTACTCCACTAGTGATGAAGTCACAAATAAAATCCTGGATCTGTCTAAACAGCTTGGAAAGATTCCGGCTGAGGCAAATGACTATCCTGGCTTTGTGGCCAACCGTATTTTAATGCCGATGATCAATGAAGCCATCTACTCTTTGTTTGAAGGCGTAGCAGGTGTGGAGGAAATTGACACCATCATGAAACTTGGTATGGCGCACCCCATGGGTCCATTGCAGTTGGCAGACTTTATTGGACTGGATGTGTGCTTGTCTATTCTTAGAGTACTGCACGATGGCTTCGGGAACCCGAAATATGCCCCTTGCCCTTTATTAGTGAACATGGTACAGGCTGGGCACAAAGGCGTGAAGAGCGGCCAGGGCTTTTATTCTTACACCCACGGCACTAAAGATTTGGTTGTTGCAGATACCTTCAAAAAGCGTTAGTATACTGCTGTTATAAAAAGAGAGGCCGGCATTTAGCCGGCCTCTCTTTTTAACTATTTCTGACGATACATCCTTTAAACTGCGACTTCGTTTTCACGAAGGGCATCGTTCAGGGAAGTTTTCAAATCTGTGCTTTCTTTGCGTTGGCCAATGATTAACGCGCAGGGTACCTGGAAAGAACCCGCAGCAAATTCTTTTGTGTAAGAACCAGGAATCACTACTGAACGAGGCGGCACATAGCCTTTGTATTCTTTAGGTTCTGCACTGGTTACGTCAATGATCTTTGTGCTACCAGTAATACACACATTGGCGCCAATTACAGCTTCTTTCCCAATGTGACAACCTTCTACCAGAATGCAACGGGATCCAATAAAGGCACCATCTTCCACAATAACCGGAGCGGCCTGTACAGGCTCTAATACACCGCCTAAACCAACACCACCGCTTAAGTGAACGTGCTTGCCCACCTGGGCACAAGAGCCTACTGTAGCCCACGTATCTACCATGGTTCCTTCGTCAACGTAAGCGCCAATGTTAGTGTAAGAAGGCATCAGAATGACCCCTTTAGAAATATAAGCACCATAACGCGCTAAAGCATGAGGAACTACGCGAACGCCTAGTTCAGCAAAACCACTTTTCAGTGGAATTTTATCATGGAATTCGAAGGGTCCGGCTTCAATGGTTTCCATTTTCTGTATGGGGAAGTACATCAACACGGCCTTCTTCACCCACTCATTTACCTGCCATTTCTCGGAGCCGGTAGGTTCTGCCACCCGGATTTCTCCGCGGTCCAGCAGTTGAATCACCCATCTGATGGCCTCTTGCGTATTGTTTTGGCTTAACAACGACCGGTCTTCCCAGGCGCGCTCTATGGTCTCTCTTAAATCGTTCATTTGGTCTTTGTGAAAAATAAGAAACCAAAATTATTAAATTGTGGCGATGATTCGAAAACGAATTCTGCTGGCCTCTCTTCTGAAGCCAGTTTCTGACTCCCGTTTATATGAGAAAATTGGAAAAAGCCTGGCAAAACTCCCCCAGGTAGAAGTACATGTAGCAGGTTTCCAGAGCCTCACTCCTGCTGATGAAACCAACATCACCTTCCACCCGGTATTTTCATTCAAGCGTTTATCTTTTGGCCGGTTCTCCGCACAAAAATCGTTTTGGGACCTTATTTCAAAAATAAAGCCCGAAGTGCTGATAGTAGCTACTCATGAATTACTGCCAGTAGCCTGGTTGTATTGCAAACAGTCCTCCTGTAAAATGGTGTATGACGTGCAGGAGAATTATTTCCTGAACCTTACCACGCAACAGGTATATCCGGGCGTTGCAGGAAAAGCTTTGGGGCAGGTTGTCCGTGAAATAGAAAAAATCATTGCCCCTTCTATAAACCATTTCTTCCTGGCCGAAAAGGCGTATGCCAAAGAGTTGCCTTTTCTGGGGAGCAGGATTACAGTTATACAAAACAAATACCTTCCGCCTTCCAATTCAATAAAGCTAGAAAGAGAGGTACCAGTATCTATAAAAGATATCAAGCCTTTACGCTTGTTGTATTCAGGTACCATTTCTAAACTATATGGGGTATTAGATGCGGTCAATTTCACAAAACAGCTGCGTACCTGGGTGCCCCAGACTGAACTGACCATCATTGGTTATTGTGCAGACAAGAAGTTTCTAGTAGAACTCAAAAAGCATATTCAACACTTGCCCTTTGTACGACTTATTGGAGGTGATGCTTTGGTGCCACACCAGAAAATCTTAATTCAGGAACAACAGCACCACATTGGCCTCCTGCCCTATCACCCGCACCCCAGCACCTTCACGTGTATTCCCACCAAACTATATGAGTACATCGGCAATGGGTTGGTAGTGGTAGCAGAGGAAAATCCATTATGGGCAGAGATCCTACAAAACTCAAATGCAGGAATATGCCACTCTTTCGCTAAAGAGTTAACACAAGCTGGCGTAGAGAACCTAATAAGAGGAACCTTCTACCAAAATGGTATCCCTGAAGATGTTTTCTGGCGCGAAGAAGAGTCAAAAGTGCAACGTGTCGTCCTTGACTTACTAGAGCAATAGCTTTCTAAAAATTAATTTAGGCAAACCTAAACTTTTATTTCCATACACGTATATTTGACAAACTATGGCAAAAGAATTAAGAAACTCACGTATTTCTGGCCTTGGCCACTATGTACCTGAAAAGGTGGTAAAGAACGTAGATTTGGAGAAACTGATGGACACATCAGATGCCTGGATTGTAGAGCGAACAGGAATAAATGAACGCCGGTACTTTGAACCTGGCAAAGACACTACTGCCAACATGGCGGCAAATGCTGCTATAAAGGCGTTAGAAAAAGCTGGTCTGGAGGCAAAGGACCTGGACATGATTGTGTTTGCGACGCTTAGCCCTGATTATTTTTTCCCGGGTTCAGGCGTTTTGCTGCAGCGTGAACTGGGCATTTCAGACATCCCTTGTTATGATGTTCGGAACCAATGTTCCGGGTTTATTTATGCGCTTTCATTAGCAGACCAGTTTATCAAAACCGGTATGTATGACAACGTGTTGGTAGTGGGTTCTGAAATACACTCTTCCGGCCTGGACTTCTCTGACCGGGGCCGGGCAGTGTCGGTAATTTTTGGTGATGGTGCAGGGGCAGCGGTACTCACTCCTTCTGATAGCTTGGACAAAGGTATTCTTTCCACGCACTTACACGCTCAGGGCGAGTTCGCCGAGGAGTTAATGGCAGTAGGGCCGTCCAGTAACGAACCAGAGCGCATCACGCACCAGATGATTGATGATGGGACCATCTTCCCTATCATGAACGGAAGCACCGTGTTCAAACACGCGGTCACCAGGTTCCCGGAGGTGATCAATGAAGCTCTTTCCCACAACGGGGTAACGGCAGATGATCTGGACTTAGTGGTTCCTCACCAGGCAAACCTGCGGATCACCCAGTTTATTCAGCAAAAGATGAAGCTGCCTGAAGATAAGATCTTCAGCAACATCCAGAAATACGGAAACACCACGGCTGCATCTGTTCCAATAGCGTTTTCTGAGGCTTTTGAGGAAGGAAGAGTAAAAGAAGGAGACCTGATCTGCCTGGCGGCGTTTGGAAGTGGATTCACTTGGGCTTCTGCCTTGATACGCTGGTAAAAAATGCAAAGTACTGCAGAAGAAAACTACATAAAAGCCATCTATAAGTTGTCTGGCAGCGGAGCCAACGCGGTAAGCACCACCGGGCTTTCTGAAACGCTGGAAACAAAACCTGCCTCGGTAAGCGACATGCTGCGCAAGTTAAGCGCTAAGAACCTGGTGCATTACGTGAAATACCACGGCGTGCAGCTCACCGAGGAAGGACAGCGGGTGGCACTTAAAATCATAAGAAAACACCGGCTTTGGGAAGCATTTCTGGTGCAGAAGCTCCACTTCAGTTGGGACGAGGTACACGAAGTGGCTGAGCAGATGGAACACGTCAAATCTGAGCTACTCATACAACGCCTGGACGAGTTCCTGGGCCACCCACGCGTGGATCCTCACGGAGACCCTATCCCCACTGAGGCAGGTGAGCTACGTGAGTTGGAACAACGGACGCTGGCCTCACTGGCTGTAGAGCAACAAGGCGTGGTATGCCGGGTAAAAGACTCACAACCTGCCTTTCTGCAATACCTGAACCGAATGGGCATTCAGATTGGGTCTAATTTGAAAGTAGTAGACAAGATACCTTATGATAACTCATTGGAGATCAAAATAGATAAAACTAAATCAGTGATTTTGTCTTCAGACGTTCTGGAGAAAATATTCGTCATCAATCCTTGAGGTGCGTTCTAGCGCTGCTTTTATGAAATTAGGCCTGAAACGTTGGTCCTTTAGTACTTTTCTTCTTTTGCTCCTGCTGTGTGCAGCCTGCGCTCCCAAGGATACCCCCGGAGCCATAGCCCACCAGCAGGGTAAAATGTATATTGTTACCACCACTGGTATTCTTAGGGATGCAGTGGCCAATGTGGTAGGTGACAGGGCAGTTGTATCCGCTTTGATGGGCCCTGGGGTTGATCCGCACTTGTACAAAGCTGCCTTAGGCGATTTGCAGACCTTGCGGGAGGCTGATGTCATTATCTACAATGGTTTGCATTTAGAAGGCACAATGGGAGAAGTACTGGAAAAACTGGCGCGCCAGAAAGTAGTATGGGCCGCAGCTGAAGGGCTCCCTGAAGACCTCCTCCGCAAAACCCCTGAATTTCAGGACAGCCATGACCCCCATATATGGTTTGATGTGAGCCTCTGGAGCAAAGTGGTTGAGCTTCTTTCTCAAAGGCTGCAGAAACAAGACCAGCAGAATGCCATACAATACCAGGAGAACACCATACGCTATCTGGCTACACTAGACAGCCTGCACCAATGGACCAAAACAGAGATTGCAGCTATTCCTGCGCAGCAACGCATTCTGATTACTGCGCATGATGCCTTCGGGTATTTTGGTGATGCATATAAAATTCAGGTGCAAGGTTTACAAGGCATTTCCACCGTATCTGAGTTTGGTTTACAAGATGTTTCCTCCCTGGTGAACTTCATTGTGAACAGAAAAGTAAAAGCGGTATTTGTGGAGAGTTCTGTTTCACAGAAAGCCATTGAGGCGGTGCTAGAAGGATGCCGCCAGAAAGGTCATCAAATAAACCTTGGGGGAACACTCTATTCTGATGCCTTGGGAGAGGAGAATGGGCCGGCGGGAACCTACGTGGGAATGGTGCAGGTGAATGTTGGCAAGATAGTGAAAGCATTGAAGTAAAGCCTTCAAGGTAAAAGGGGAATAGATGGTATGATTCAGTATAAGCTTTTGATTCATACTACTTAAAAGCGACTAAAGAAAAGCAGTCATTTAATTTAAAATGATATAAACCCATGATACAACACGTGACGGATCCGGTTTTGGAGGTGCATGATTTGACGGTGAGTTATCAGCGGAAGCCGGTGCTGTGGGATGTGGATTTAACGTTGCCCAAAGAAGCTTTGGTAGGCATTATTGGACCAAATGGAGCCGGGAAATCTACCTTAATCAAAGCCGTAATGGGCTTACTCCCCTTAAACAGTGGTTTTGTAGAACTGTTTGGAAAACCCTTAGATGAAGTACGAAAGAAGGTAAGCTATGTGCCCCAGCGTGAGTCTGTGGACTGGGATTTCCCAGCTTCTGCGCTAGATGTGGCCATGATGGGCACCTACGGTAGTTTAGGCCTTTTCAGACGGCCTGGAGCTAGAGAAAGAAAGCTAGCCATGGAGGCTCTGGAGAAAGTAGGGATGCAGGACTTTGCGAACCGGCAGATTTCCCAGCTGTCAGGTGGACAGCAGCAGCGGGTGTTCCTTTCCAGGGCGCTGGCCCAGGATGCAGATCTATACCTCATGGACGAGCCATTTGCCGGAGTTGACATTGCCACCGAGACAGCCATTATTGAGCTGTTGCGCCAAATGCGGGAAACTGGTAAAACAGTGGTAGTGGTGCACCATGACCTTCAATCGGCACAGGATTACTTTGACTGGATCATTTTGTTGAACATGCGCCTGGTGGCGTCAGGCCCAACAGATGAAACCCTCACTCCTGCTTTGCTGGAGAAAACCTACGGGGGACGTTTAACTGAGCTTAGCCGAGTAAGTGAGCTTCTGCACAAGAAGAACTTCCCCATCAGAGAAACCAAACCTACCCGCAGATGAATACGCTTTGGGAATTCCTGAGCATGTCAGACGCCAACGTCCGGTTTGTGACCATTGGCTCTATTCTGTTAGCGGCTTCCTCGGCGGTGGTGGGGTGCTTTACCGTGCTCCGCAAAAGAGCCTTAGTAGGCGATGCCGTGGCGCATGCGGTATTGCCCGGAGTTTGCCTGGCCTTCATTTTAACCGGTGAGAAAAACCCGTTGATCTTACTATTTGGCTCATTCCTGACAGGGTGGTTATCGTTGATCATCATTGATGCTATCACGGCTAACAGCCGGATCAAAGAAGACACAGCTATAGGCCTGGTTTTATCCGTATTCTTCGGGATTGGCATTCTTTTGCTTACTTCCATTCAACATTCAGGAAATGAGAACCAGAGTGGGTTAGATAAATTCCTGTTCGGGAGTGCTGCGGCCTTAGTGGGCCAGGACCTAATTACTTTTGGCGCAGTAGCGGTGTTGCTGCTGGTGAGTGTGGTCCTGCTGTACAAAGAATTCAAATTGATCAGTTTTGATATGGCGTATGCCCGCACCATCGGTTTACCGGTGCGGGGACTGGAGCTGTTGTTGACCACCTTAACAGTTTTGGCTGTAGTGGTGGGCATTCAATCCGTAGGCGTGGTATTAATGTCTGCGATGCTGATTACGCCCGCCGCCGCCGCCCGCTTCTGGACCGATCGGCTAGGGTTCATGGTAGTGATTGCTGCTGTGATGAGCGCCTTCTGCGGTGCAGCGGGAGCTTTTGTATCCTTTACTGCCCCTGCTATGCCTACCGGCCCCTGGATTGTGATGCTCTTGTCTTTGCTTGCCATTTTCTCGTTCATCTTGGCTCCAAAGAAAGGGTTATTGGCGCGCTACCTTTTGCAACGGCGTATGCGCAACCAAATGACAAGGGAGAATATCTTGAAAACCTTGTTCCTGTTAGGCGAAACCAAAGAAGATTACGCCCATAGCTACTCTAGGCAACAAATAATGGAGCGCCGCCAATTGCCTC is part of the Rufibacter tibetensis genome and harbors:
- a CDS encoding murein L,D-transpeptidase catalytic domain family protein — translated: MKKIISAFSLLSIMSFVSPANSAVTSDTAESITISDSSAATGKESFEDFLEDLYDEADLNKAGLSFDVFRRAATGFYNLKEQRKLNGSKSLLTVIDFGKPSSQKRLWIVDLDKKKVLYHSLVAHGSGSGNERAVKFSNTVNSHMSSLGFYVTENTYIGKHGLSLKLNGLDRGFNTNAKQRAVVVHGADYVSESFVRQHGRLGRSHGCPALPKEITSQVVQLIKGGTLLYIDAPSANYSSAYLNTDSAIKRFETEIMAKQSKLLSK
- a CDS encoding DUF4199 domain-containing protein, with the translated sequence MEQRQVTVQKTGTSFGVMTGIAAILYMVLIKLVGLIENVSLHFLVGVILVVGVCLAIRRHKSTKTGKLGYLEGIGVGFFVGLVSSVLFTLFQVITNKMFDMAFLYPYMVDDTSGDEQALWVLAVIWLMMGVVIGAFVGYIAMQFFKRPDHKLTS
- a CDS encoding ABC-F family ATP-binding cassette domain-containing protein — protein: MISTSNVSLGYGKRTLFEDVTIKFSPGNCYGLIGANGAGKSTFLKILSGEIDPNTGTVDIPAKMRLAILKQNHYEYDEYPVLQTVIMGHKRLWDIMNEKDAIYAKEDFSEEDGMRASELEAEFADMEGWNAEYEAGELLSGLGIQPELHYTLMKDLGGNEKIRVLLAQALFGNPDILLLDEPTNHLDAESIMWLENFLDNFQNTVIVVSHDRHFLDAVCTHVADIDYGKIQLYAGNYSFWYESSQLATKQRTDANRKTEDKRKELQAFIARFSANASKSKQATSRAKLLEKLTLEDIKPSSRKYPYIQFKQEREAGNQLLQVDNLTKSNEGELLFKDVTFTVDKKDKIAVISRNDLAATTFFKIIMGETTQDKGEFKWGTTISTAYFPKDNNEFFEVDLNLVDWLRQFSVEKDESFIRGFLGRMLFSGEESLKKASVLSGGEKVRCMLSRMMLQSGNMLVLDEPTNHLDLESITALNNGLKDFQGSLLFSSHDLQFVDTIANRIIELTPKGIIDKRMSYDEYLRNEDIKALRAQMYGVSTLV
- a CDS encoding lmo0937 family membrane protein codes for the protein MGNVLYFVAVVLIILWLIGFLGFGDQVGSIIHVLLVIAIVAVLLRLIRG
- a CDS encoding lmo0937 family membrane protein, whose protein sequence is MGNLLYIIAVVLVIIWLIGFLGFGDQVGGIIHVLLVIAVIAVLLRLIRRA
- a CDS encoding 3-hydroxyacyl-CoA dehydrogenase family protein; amino-acid sequence: MNIAVIGSGTMGNGIAHVFAQNSFSVFLIDINQDSLTKAVATISKNLDRMVSKGTVTVEQKSQTIQRISTFTDLQEGVRDADLVVEAATENVEIKLELFRQLEQYTKSTCIMASNTSSISITKIASVTQRPDKVIGMHFMNPVPVMKLVEVIRGYSTSDEVTNKILDLSKQLGKIPAEANDYPGFVANRILMPMINEAIYSLFEGVAGVEEIDTIMKLGMAHPMGPLQLADFIGLDVCLSILRVLHDGFGNPKYAPCPLLVNMVQAGHKGVKSGQGFYSYTHGTKDLVVADTFKKR
- a CDS encoding 2,3,4,5-tetrahydropyridine-2,6-dicarboxylate N-succinyltransferase, whose product is MNDLRETIERAWEDRSLLSQNNTQEAIRWVIQLLDRGEIRVAEPTGSEKWQVNEWVKKAVLMYFPIQKMETIEAGPFEFHDKIPLKSGFAELGVRVVPHALARYGAYISKGVILMPSYTNIGAYVDEGTMVDTWATVGSCAQVGKHVHLSGGVGLGGVLEPVQAAPVIVEDGAFIGSRCILVEGCHIGKEAVIGANVCITGSTKIIDVTSAEPKEYKGYVPPRSVVIPGSYTKEFAAGSFQVPCALIIGQRKESTDLKTSLNDALRENEVAV
- a CDS encoding glycosyltransferase family protein is translated as MIRKRILLASLLKPVSDSRLYEKIGKSLAKLPQVEVHVAGFQSLTPADETNITFHPVFSFKRLSFGRFSAQKSFWDLISKIKPEVLIVATHELLPVAWLYCKQSSCKMVYDVQENYFLNLTTQQVYPGVAGKALGQVVREIEKIIAPSINHFFLAEKAYAKELPFLGSRITVIQNKYLPPSNSIKLEREVPVSIKDIKPLRLLYSGTISKLYGVLDAVNFTKQLRTWVPQTELTIIGYCADKKFLVELKKHIQHLPFVRLIGGDALVPHQKILIQEQQHHIGLLPYHPHPSTFTCIPTKLYEYIGNGLVVVAEENPLWAEILQNSNAGICHSFAKELTQAGVENLIRGTFYQNGIPEDVFWREEESKVQRVVLDLLEQ
- a CDS encoding 3-oxoacyl-ACP synthase III family protein, producing MAKELRNSRISGLGHYVPEKVVKNVDLEKLMDTSDAWIVERTGINERRYFEPGKDTTANMAANAAIKALEKAGLEAKDLDMIVFATLSPDYFFPGSGVLLQRELGISDIPCYDVRNQCSGFIYALSLADQFIKTGMYDNVLVVGSEIHSSGLDFSDRGRAVSVIFGDGAGAAVLTPSDSLDKGILSTHLHAQGEFAEELMAVGPSSNEPERITHQMIDDGTIFPIMNGSTVFKHAVTRFPEVINEALSHNGVTADDLDLVVPHQANLRITQFIQQKMKLPEDKIFSNIQKYGNTTAASVPIAFSEAFEEGRVKEGDLICLAAFGSGFTWASALIRW